The DNA sequence ctaggatAAGCATATTATTagtcgatttggatagaaaacaatctgaagtttctaaaacggtttgaattatgtctgagtataacagaactcatatggcaggcaaaaatctgagaaaaaaatccaaacaggaagtgggaattcTGAGGTTTGTTGGTTTTCAAGTCTTAGCCTATTcaatatacagtgtctgtgggctcatattgcacttcctaaggcttccactagatgtcaacagtctttagaaccttgtttcaggcttctactgtgaagtgggagagaatgagagctgattgagtcatgGGTCTGCCAGAAGGCCATGTGCTCAGTCAGGCTCACACCCGTGAGAGTTAGCGCcgttccctttcatttctaaagacaaaggaattctccggttgaaacattattgaagatttatgataaaaacatcataaagattgattatatacatcgtttgacatgtttctacgaactgtaatataactttttgaccTAGTGCCTGCGCATTTGGGTTACTGTACTAtatgcgaacaaaaaggaggtatttggacataaatttactttatcgaacaaaactaacatttattgtgtaactgggattcctgggagtgcattctgatgaagatcaaaggtaaatgaatatttataatgctatttctgacttttgttgactccataaCATAGCGGGTATCtgtattgtttgttttggtctctgagcgctgtactcagattattccatggtgtgctttttccgtaaagcttttttgaaatctgacacagcggttgcattaaggagaagtatatctttaattccatgcataagttgtattttcatcaacatttatgatgagtatttctgtaaattgatgtggctctctgcactttcaccggatgttttggaggcaaaatacaaacgcgccaatgtaaacagagacttgtggatataaatatgaactttatcaaacaaaacatacatgtattgtgtaacatgaagtcctatgagtaccatctgatgaagatcaaaggttagtgattaattttctctatttctgctttttgtgactcctctctgtggctggaaaaattgctgtttttttgtgactaggtacctaacaatcgcatggtatgattttgtcgtaaagcctttttgaaatcggacagtgtggtgggattaacaacaagtttatctttaaaatggtgtataatacatgtatgtttgaggaatttaattatgagatttgtgtttgaatttggcaccctgcactttcactggatttTGGTCAGGTGGGACATTTAGTGTCCCaagtaccctagagaggttaagaacaaattattttttacaatgacagccaaccccggccaaacctggacgacgctgggtcgattgggagtcacatagggcggtgcacaatcacagccggatgtgatacagccggatgtgatacagcctggattcgaaccagggactgtagtgacgccttttgcactgagatgcagtgccttagaccgctgcgccactcgggagccaagtTTAACAAAGGGTGAACTGAGATACATTTCATATGACAGTAGCAACTTTGACTGACGTGGGGGTTTAGCCATACATACTGACCTGGGGGGCATGGGCCCACACAGCGTTGCACAGCAGTTGGTAAAGATGTTGTCGTAAGTGTAGGGATTCCCAGAGTCCTCTGCACCTCTTTTACTCAACCAGGAGCCTTTTATCTGCACAGGAAAGACAAGTTAAGAAGCAGTCTGGAGACCAAGCAGGATCAAACATTCAAGTACTGTATATTTAGGTTAATAGAATGTGTAGTGCGGCCTTGTGGTCTAGCAGGAAAACCGCTTCCTCCGGCACAATGTCTACCGTGTCTGAATAGGTTGAAATCTGCCACCTGCCCTTTCACCCAACCACTCTTATCTTCgacctctgtctccctcaccaTCTGTTCAGTAACATTTTAGAAACAATCCTCAAAAAAAAGTAAGTGTAGTGTACTaaacaaaacataaagcaaaaaaataaacggccccttttcaggaccctgtctttcaaagatcatttgtaaaaatccaaataacttcatagatcttcattgtaaagggtttaaacactgtttcccatgcttgttcaatgaaccataaacaattaatgaacatgcaaatgtggaacggtcgttaggacactaacagcttacagacggtgggcaattaaggtcacagttatgaaaacttaggacactagaggcctttctactgactctgaaaaacaccaaaagatgcccagggtccctgctcatctgcgtgaacgtgccttaggcatgctgaaaggaggcatgaggactgcagatgtggccagggcaatacattgcaatgtccgtactgtgagacgctctacagggagacaggacggacagctgatcctccttgcagtggcagaccacctgTACCAATATCTGCACAGGATAGGTACATCCGAACAttacacctgtgggacaggtacaggatgtcaACAACTACCGAGTTACAACAGGAACGCACAATCACTCAAtcaatgctcagactgtccgcaataggctgagagaggctggactgagggcttgtaggcctgttgtaaggcaggtcctcaccagatatcaccggcaacaacatcgcctaagGGCACAAATCCaccttcgctggaccagacaggactggcaaaaagtactcttcactgaggagttgtggttttgtctcaccaggggtgatggttggattcgcatttatcgtcaaaggaatgagcataacaccgaggcctgtactctggagcgggatcgatttggaggtggagggtccgtggtctggggcggtgtgtcacagcatcatcagactgcctgcaatgacgacaagctcaATCTCAACACGGTGTTACAGAGGaaacattctcctccctcatgtggtacccttccttcaGGCTCATCCTgccatgaccctccagcatgacaatgccaccagccatactgctcgttctgtgtgcgatttcctgcaagaccggaatgtcagtgttctgccattgcctagcgaagagcccggatctcaatcccattgagcacgcctgggacctgttggattggagggtgagggctagggccattccccccagaaatgtccaggaacttgcaggtgccttggtggtggaagagtggggtaacatctcacagcaagaactggcaaatcttgtgcagtccatgaggagatgcactgcagtacttaatgcagctggtggccacaccagatactgactgttacttttgattttgacccctttgttcagggacacattattacatttctgttagtcacatgtctatggaacttgttcagtttgtgtctcagttgtggaatcttgttatgttcatacaaatatttacacataagtttgctgaaaataaacccagttgacagtgagaggatgtttatttttttgctgagtttattatagGTAATTAATCTTCAGTTACTTGTGAAGCCTCTAATTTCTCCAATGCAGTAATGAGTTATGTCCTGAGTAGCAACCTAGGGGTACCAAAAGCCCTGGTCTTCCCTAGAAAACCTATGTAAATTACCATCGCCAAAACAGGCCAAACACTTTTTTAGACAGAGGTTTTGGACTTTAAAATGTGCGTGATCAACTAGCATGATCAAGTTCGATCCCCACTGAATTATTTTAAGGTTCGCTACAAATCGAGATATTGTATTAAATAgggatccattctgactactacatttGTCGTCACACAGGACCACGTGCTGACAGACCATTCACAGGCCGGCAGGCTATCAGGCAGGATGAAAACAACTACATTGACCATGATCCTTAGTGATTTTTGATGCCATTCAGCAATATGGGGCGCTTCAAATTCAAATAGTTCTTGCCTCATACACCATCTGGAGTTTTCTATAGGAATACATGGATGATGTCAGCGCTATCACTATCTACTATTTTCAGGATCTATGGTTGGTACTCACATCTTCATTTGTTGTGAGGTTGAAGGCCACCAAGTATGTATGGAAACCTGAAAGCCCCAGAATAGACCAAATGGAAAAGAAGCAAATAACTAGTTCAACCACAGTGAGAGGGCTTGTCAAGGCTTCAACATACAATAGCAAAGGTTATCAACAATGACTATCAATAACAAGAGCTACATGATCATCAGAAGGCCTTATTGTGTGAATTTTAGGGAATCACAATCAGTCACAATATCAGAGCCATGAAGGCCTAACTACTGGTTTCCCTGAACTGCAATTATACCATATTACTAACTGTTCTGGGTTTATAAGAAATCACAAAACCCACTATTGTAAACCACATAATGTGTCAAGCCAGCCAGTGTGACAACATTAGGTTGCACACCTGCTTCTGAAGTTTTGCCATCTGTCTAAAAGCCACAGGCTTACACCATTGCCAGTGTGTGAAGAATGGACTACAGGGAACTGATCCTATTAGGAATTAGTGGGCTTAGGCCAAAGTCTTAGAACCAGGAACAAAATCCTTGTCAACTTCTATCTCTGGGCTAAGAGCAAGAGCAGCAACGTGGGCATCCAAGTCACTATAGGGATTGTAATGAGATAGAGAGAATGTTTGGTGTGAAAAGGATATCTGGCAGGATTCTCCTGTAAGGCCAGAACTAAGCCATTCCCTCCTTGGGATCCTGAAAAACAGGAAGTTAAAAAGTCAGCAACCCAATACAAACACTCCACAGTCAATATTGTCACAGAACAGCAGGGAAGGAAACAACATTGTGCATTCGTGTTTGTTTGCGAGTGAGCATACATACGTAGCGTGAGGTGTGTGACAACACAACCGAAGATGAAGGaggtgtggaaggagagagagactatgaagCTGTAGAAGAAGCGGTAGTTACGCTTGCCCACACAGTTCCCCACCCACGGGCAATGGTGATCGAACCGCTCTGATGGCAGAACATTAAAAAAATTGAGATATGGTATATTTGGACACTTTGAACAACAGTCACTACCCATACAGTCCTTACCCACACAGTTGTCACACATGCTGCAGTGTGAGGTTCGAGGAGGGCGGAACATCTTGCAGGTGAAGCAATACTTGAGCTTCACCACCTGCTGGTTAATGAGGATTTCTTTGGTGCGCGGAGGGGGGTGGTACGTGGAGGAACCTGAGGTGTCTTGAATcaggggagggttagagggagggatCGATTCGCTGACATCAATACAATTGTGTTGTTGACATCAACAAGATCACATATGAAACAAAATGTTAACTGAATACAAATGCCGCTGAAGGATATTAATCTCTACTATGAACACCACTGAAACAGTTGACCCCATATATACCCCAGCTGGTCTAGCTCTTCAGCCGTCACCCCAGTCGGTTACACTATATCCATCTTACCTATCTGCTTCTCAATGTCTGCAGCCTCATCTGGCAAGGTCCTAGGCAGGATTCCAGGGTCTGTAAAGCTGGTCTGCAGTAGGGAGGtgaccacaaacacaaacaacactccaccaatcacagGTATGCAGACGGTCAGGTGAGTCACCAGGAATGGGCAACTGCAAGAACAAGAGTGGATATGAGAGCTTGTAGGTGCCTGGCCTTGAGTGGTTGAGACACCCATTCTAATAGGCCTACTGTACAACCCTAAAATCGACATGAGCCAGAGACAAGCTCAATTCAAATAGACAAAATAAACTACAGTAAAGACAGATGTTTAGGTAAGCCTGTATGGCCCTGAGCTTCACTGTTAGTTAACTAGTCAGCAACTTTGAATAACTGAGGAAGCCTACTCAACGAAATAATGTTAACAACCTAGTTAGCTATGCAACTAACGTTCGATGGCTGTCTAGACTGGTAACATTAAGTTAAACAAAAGCGAAGCAAAATTATGATGCATAGCCACTTACTCGAATGCAAAGAAGAGGCCACTTGTGACAATGATAAGGCCGAGTGTCAGAGGCAGGATACCATTTTGTCTGGCCAGAATAATCCGTCCATCGCAATAAAAGCGATTTTTCCCTGGAAATACTTCCCATTTTCTCCGAGGCCTCTGCACATTTTCGGTACAGGGTTGCGTTGACGAGGGTGTTGAAAGTCCCCGTGGGTCAATTTGCTGGTACTCACAGTTTTTCATAATGTAAAAGGGTCCGGTGATCAAAttaagttagttagctagctacagtagctgttTACGTTAGCTTACTAACCACCGGGCTGGCTAACGTTAGGTATTTATCTAACGTTAATCGAACGTTTCTGCTAGCTACGAGATCATTAAACGACCATGCAAGCAAaccagttaacgttagctaactatcACTATTCTTCTAGCAATTTATTTAGCCAATTATCAAGCTCATTGCAGCCAAAACAGCGACCGCGTTCCCATTCatactaacgttagttagctagccaTCGACACGCCACCAAAACAGCTTCTGACGGTgtatcatacatacatacatacaatcgTTCGTTGTATGCTACTGCCAGAATCCACTATTTAGTCCTTTGCTTCACAATTAACGACAAGCTTATATTATGTTCTAGCTAGATAAATGCTCAACAAGCGGTGTGGCCATCTTTGCCTTCCGCCCAAAAAACTCAATAGTGTGCAACTGCAGCCTGCATTTCGAGGCGTTCCTGCATCTG is a window from the Oncorhynchus tshawytscha isolate Ot180627B linkage group LG03, Otsh_v2.0, whole genome shotgun sequence genome containing:
- the LOC112234434 gene encoding palmitoyltransferase ZDHHC18-A isoform X1 — its product is MKNCEYQQIDPRGLSTPSSTQPCTENVQRPRRKWEVFPGKNRFYCDGRIILARQNGILPLTLGLIIVTSGLFFAFDCPFLVTHLTVCIPVIGGVLFVFVVTSLLQTSFTDPGILPRTLPDEAADIEKQIDTSGSSTYHPPPRTKEILINQQVVKLKYCFTCKMFRPPRTSHCSMCDNCVERFDHHCPWVGNCVGKRNYRFFYSFIVSLSFHTSFIFGCVVTHLTLRSQGGNGLVLALQENPASVVELVICFFSIWSILGLSGFHTYLVAFNLTTNEDIKGSWLSKRGAEDSGNPYTYDNIFTNCCATLCGPMPPSLIDRRGFLPPEDIPPAVAVDMGRPPFLAKNDTNMCTRRTKDLLERVFRSSELQGLWPSGTPKTAPGQELRVRPESRSPAPSSSAGPPTSSCSGSADGPLPTGCSGSANGFPPTGCSSSANVHPPTGCSGRQAPSMECPPVNSSKRPSLHSNNPAFRLASPSPSFTHNTIILGDAPDMGFIPLH
- the LOC112234434 gene encoding palmitoyltransferase ZDHHC18-A isoform X2, coding for MKNCEYQQIDPRGLSTPSSTQPCTENVQRPRRKWEVFPGKNRFYCDGRIILARQNGILPLTLGLIIVTSGLFFAFDCPFLVTHLTVCIPVIGGVLFVFVVTSLLQTSFTDPGILPRTLPDEAADIEKQIDTSGSSTYHPPPRTKEILINQQVVKLKYCFTCKMFRPPRTSHCSMCDNCVGSQGGNGLVLALQENPASVVELVICFFSIWSILGLSGFHTYLVAFNLTTNEDIKGSWLSKRGAEDSGNPYTYDNIFTNCCATLCGPMPPSLIDRRGFLPPEDIPPAVAVDMGRPPFLAKNDTNMCTRRTKDLLERVFRSSELQGLWPSGTPKTAPGQELRVRPESRSPAPSSSAGPPTSSCSGSADGPLPTGCSGSANGFPPTGCSSSANVHPPTGCSGRQAPSMECPPVNSSKRPSLHSNNPAFRLASPSPSFTHNTIILGDAPDMGFIPLH
- the LOC112234434 gene encoding palmitoyltransferase ZDHHC18-A isoform X3, with the protein product MGSISREKSLLLRWTDYSGQTKWYPASDTRPYHCHKWPLLCIRTSFTDPGILPRTLPDEAADIEKQIDTSGSSTYHPPPRTKEILINQQVVKLKYCFTCKMFRPPRTSHCSMCDNCVERFDHHCPWVGNCVGKRNYRFFYSFIVSLSFHTSFIFGCVVTHLTLRSQGGNGLVLALQENPASVVELVICFFSIWSILGLSGFHTYLVAFNLTTNEDIKGSWLSKRGAEDSGNPYTYDNIFTNCCATLCGPMPPSLIDRRGFLPPEDIPPAVAVDMGRPPFLAKNDTNMCTRRTKDLLERVFRSSELQGLWPSGTPKTAPGQELRVRPESRSPAPSSSAGPPTSSCSGSADGPLPTGCSGSANGFPPTGCSSSANVHPPTGCSGRQAPSMECPPVNSSKRPSLHSNNPAFRLASPSPSFTHNTIILGDAPDMGFIPLH